GGACAGCGAATGGCTTTGTAGTCTTCCAAGGTTCGACTGCCAGTTTGGAAGACCGGCCATCGACTGAAAAGTATCCCAATGTCCTGGCTCACCGGAAACAACTCGTTGTGAATGGCACGCTAATCGAGAAAAGCGGCCTTTTCGTCTTCACGAAGGATGTCGAGTTTACCAGTCCGTCCGCAGCAGCAGTTGTAATTCACGGTGGAAGCGCGAACGGACTCACTGCCTGGAAAACCAAGGATGGCAGATCACTCAAGCAATTGGACGAGCAATGATGATCTCCAAAGCAGAGGTGGCTGCGAATCGCGGTAGAGCTTGGTATGGAACATACGGTGCATCTACTCACATAAAGACCAAACCTTCCTGAGCGCTGCGGGAGAAGACCGCTCCACCAACCGCGTTCATGTCCCACCCATGAAGCTCTTTCTTGCGCTCTTCCTCTCCCTCTCCGCTGCAACCGCTGCTGACCTCAAGTTGCTCGATGCGGGCAAGTCGGACTACCAGATCGTCGTGCCGGACAAGCTGGAGACGCAGGCGCTGACGGATGGGCTCGCGCAGACGGCGCGGCTGCTGCAAACGGCGTTTCTGGCGAATGGCGCGGAGGTCGCGGTCGTGACGGAGAGTCAGCGAGATGCAGCGAAACCGGCGTTGATGCTCGGGAACACGCAGTTTGCGCAAAAGAACGGCATCGATGTGACGAAGCTGCGGGATTGGAGCTTTGCGCATCGCGTGATCGGGCGGGACATCGTGATCGCGGGGCATGATCATCCGTCGAAGGCACCGACGGACAATAAGCGCCGTCCAAACTGGGATCGCGTGGGCACGGCGAAGGCGGTGGTGGATTTTGCGCGGCAGTTCATGGGCGTGCGTTTTTTGTATCCTGATCTGCCGGGCTACACGCCGGTGAGCGGCGCGGCGAAGATCGACCTGCTCGCATCGCCCGCGATCGAGTTTTTGCCGATGCAGACGATCACGGTGCCGGAGTCGCTGAATGTGACGACCACGCCGCTGCTGCGGGTGAACACGGCGCATCCGGCGGGCGCGTCGTTTTATGATCTCGCGCACAATCGCTTCCCGCGCGTGGACGAGCAGTTCGGCGGTCACACGTGGGAGCGGGCGGTGCCGGCGGAGTTGTTTGCGGAGCACCCGGAATACTTCGCGATGATCAGCGGCTCGCGATTGAAGCCGGAGGGCGGCAAGGCGCAGTATTGCCTGTCGAATCCCGACGTGCAGGAGCGCATCTACCGCGATCTCGCGGGCTTCTTCGACAAAGGCTACGACAGCGTCGATCTCGGCCAGCCAGACGGTTTTCGCGAGTGCCAGTGCGAGAAGTGCGACACGCTCCACGGCACCGGCAAAGACTGGTCGGAGAAGATCTGGATCTTCCACCGCGATGTCGCGCGGCGTTTGGAGAAGTCGCATCCAGGCAAGCAGGTGACGATGATGAGCTACATCCTCACCGCCGCGCCGCCGAAGACCTTCAAAGCTTTCCCCGCGAACACCTGCATCATGCTCACCGGCACGAACGAGGAAGACATCGCCCCGTGGCGCGGCATCGACGTGCCACGCGGCTTCACCGGCTACGTCTATAACTGGTGCCCGAACCTCGGCACGCGCTACACGCCGATGCGCACGCCGGGCTACATCGAGCTGCAGGTGCAAAGGCTCGCCGCGAACCGCATCCAGTCGCTCTACCGCGACGGCCCCGGCCAGCTCTTCGGACTCGAAGGCCCCGTCTATTACACCATGGGCCGCATGTTTGATGATCCGGCGAACAACCACGCCAAAGACCTCGTCCCCGAGTTCTGCGAGGCCGCGTTTCAAAACAAAAGCATCGCCTTCTACATGCGCGCCTTTTATGACGAACTCTACAATGCCATCGCGCTCTACTCCGACCACCTCGGCACGCGCAACGACGTGTGGACTTTCAAACCGCTGCCCACCGACGCCCGCGGACGCAAAACGGTGCAGGACCCGTTTCAGCTCATCGCCTTCCTCTACACGCCGCGCCTGCTCGCCGCGATGGAGGGTCACCTCGCGCAGTCCGAAAAGCTAGCCACCACACCGAAAGTGAAGACACGCCTCGCGCTCGTGCGCACGGAGTTCGATTACTTGAAGCACTTCGCGAAGGTCGTGCATCTGCATCAAGCCTATCAAATGCTGCCGGATACCGGCTCGCTGCATCGCCTGCTCGATGCCATCGACGCCCGCAATGCCTTGATCGCCACGCTTTATATCAAAGGTCATCAAAAGGAGTGGAACCACATCCTCTTCCCCTTCCCCGGCCACGACGCGAAGCACCTGCAACTCGCCCACGACGGCTACCAGGAGCCGTATGCCAACACCTGCTTCAACTGGGACACTAAGGCCATGCGCAACGCCCCGCCCATCGGCCTCAAAAAGCTCACCATCGCCAAAAAGACCGCCAAACTCACGCTCGACAGCCCCGAGTGGCAAAACGTCCCCGCGCACGAACTCACGCTCCTCCCGCCGCTGCACACGCTGCCGCGTAAAACCACGCTGCGCCTCCTTTACGATGAAAACGCCCTCCATCTCCGCGCCGAAGCCGAACTCGGCGATGAAACGACCTTCACCGCCTTCAACCGCGACCGCGTCCTCACCAACCAAGAAGCGCTCGACGTGTATCTCGCCCCCAATCCCGCCCAACCGCTCTTTTATCGCCTCACCCAAGGCGCGAATGCCGCATCGAAATACGACGCCCTCAACGGCCGCATCACCGACGTGATGGACCCCCGCCACGGCAAAGACGACCCCACATGGAACGGCAACTGGACCAGCGAAACCCGTGTCGATGCCAAAGCGAAACGCTGGCATGCATACATCGTGATTCCCTTCAAAACTCTCGGTGTCGAAGCCCCCACGAAAGGCATCACCTGGAAAGCCAACTTCGGCCGCAACCACGCCCTGCCCCGCGAAGTCATCGACCGCGCGATTTGGTCCTCCTCCCTCACCAGCACCCGCATGGAAGACGCGACCGTGATGGGCGAGATCGTGTTTGAGTAGGCATCGTGAAGCGAATCTGCTTTTGAGTCCTTGGTGACAGAAAGGAAGGTGATGGTTGCTCGTTTGCTTGCAGCCACCATGAACATACACTCCCTCCGAATTCTCCCCGTCCTCGCCGCCACACTTGTCGCGCCAGTCTTGGCCAGCGCCGAAATCGCCGTGAAGAGCGGCGAGAAGATCGCCTTCCTCGGTGATTCGATCACCCATGGCGGTTGGAGCAATCCGGCGGGTTATGTGCGGCTCGTGATCGCGGGATTGGAAGCGAATGGGATCAAGGCGGAACCGGTTCCAGCGGGGATAAGCGGGCACAAGTCGGATCAAATGCTCGCCCGGCTCAACAAGGACGTGCTGAGCAAGAAGCCGCAGTGGATGACGCTGAGCTGCGGCGTGAATGATGTGTGGCACGGCCCTCGCGGCGTGCCGCTCGATGATGTGATGGCGAAAAGTGGCACCTACGATGAGAAGGTCGCCACACGCGGCACTTACCAGAAGAACATCACCGCCATCATCGATCAGGCGACAGCCGCAGGCGTGAAGCCGGTGATGCTGACGGCGACAGTGATTCATGAGAATCTCGCGAGCAAAGAGAACGGCCTGCTTGCGCCCTACAACGATTTCCTCCGCAAGCTCGCCAAGGAGAAGAATGTGCCGATGGCCGATCTGTACGCGATGTTTGAGGAGCGCATCAAGGCGGAGAACAAGCCGAACGTGAAAGTGCTCACCAGCGACGGCGTGCACATGAATGCCGAAGGCAACAAGCTCATGGCCGTCGGCGTGCTGAAGGCTTTCGGACTCAATGAAGCCGAACTCGACAAAGCCAAAGCCTCCTGGCCTGCGCTCGAAGTGGCTGCCGCGGAGTTTGCGAAAAAGCAGGCCGAAGCACGTGCCAAAGCGGCTGCGGAAAAGGCCAAATCGAACCCCAAGAAGTAACGATCATGATTTCCCCACGTGCCGGCCTGTTTGCGGCCTTTTTGGCTTCCATTGGCTCTTTGGCCGCAGCGGATGATATCAACTGGCTCGTGAACTACGACGCCAAATCGCTGCCCGCCGGGTCGTGGACGACGACCGGCACACCGAAAGCCACAATCGAGGCTGATGGGCTGCATCTTGCCGATGATGACAAGGAGTTCGCGAACTTCCGCGCTGCGTGGAAGGCGGGCGCGGATGAGGAGATCATCGTCGAAGTCACGGTGAAGGTCGTTGGCACCACGGGCGCTGTGAAGGGCAAAACATCCGCCTCCGTCTGGCCGTGGCGCGATGGCGCGCCGGTGTCCGTGCTCGTGAGCGATGGCAAGCATCAGGAAGGGCTCGTGCTGTTCGCGAATCAAGCCGCGAGTCATACAGACCGCTTCATCCCGATGGATACAACGAATCGTTTTCACACCTATCGGCTCGTTATTCGCGGCACGGACATGGGCATGTGGGTGGACGGCGAGCGCAAAGTGGAGGGCCAGGGGGCCTTCTGGAAACTTGCGGAATCGCCGGAGGCCTTCATCCAGTTCGGGTCGAGCGCCAAAACGGCCACAGGCAGTGCGATCTGGCAGTCGGTGAAGCTGGGTGTGCGCAAAGCGGCAGCGCCTTTGCCATCATCACCGTTGAAGATCACCGTGAGCGAGCCGTGGGAGATCAAGCGCGACGACATCCGCCAGACGCGGCCTTATCTCTATGACATGGGCCAGGGCCTGCTGCTCATGAGTGTCGCCCAAGGCCCGGATGCCTTCTACGAGCCCTATGGCCTGCTCAAATCGACCGATGCGGGCAAAACATGGACGCCGATCCCCGGACTCGACAAGCTCGACACCACGCCGCTGCCATGCCTGCGTCGGCCGGATGGCAGCATCCTCGCCGTGTCCCGCTGGACACGCACACAACCGGATGGACGTGTGGTTGGTAAAACCGTGCATCTCAACGCGGATGCGACGAGCTTTGAGATGATCGACAACGAGCTCAAACTGCCGAAAGAGTTCACCAATGAGGCCAAGAGCGACCAAATCATCTGCGAGCGCCACATCTGGAACGATGACGACGGTGGTGTGACGATGGTGCTGTGGAGCCGCAAGGGCGTGAAGCTGCCCGATGGCCGCAACAACACCGTGCGCATGTCCCACCTCATGCGCAGCACCGACGAAGGCAAAACGTGGACCCACTTCAGCACCATCGGTCCCGGCGGTGAACCCGCCGTCTGCCGCCTCAGCGCCACGGAGCAAACCGCCGTCATCCGCGGCGACCGCAACTCGCGCATGAAGCAGATGTTTTCCCACGATGGCGGCAAAACGTGGACGCCGCCTGTCGAACTCGAAGTCGGCAAGGTGCTGCCCGATCTCGTGCTCATGAGCAACGGCGTGCTCGCCTGTGCCTACGGCCGTCCGGCGAGCTGCCTCATGTTCAGCCTCGACGGTGGCAAGACGTGGCCTTCCCATCATGTCATCTCCGAACGCGTTGGCTTCAACTACACCAGCATCCGCGAAATCAGCCCCGGCAAGCTGCTCTACATCCACGATGCTCCAAAGGTGAACGGCGTGATGGTGGAGGTGGAGCGGGTGAAGTGACTACTTCGTTGGAGGTGGAGGATCACCCGGCAGCCAGATGTGGCGTTTGCGCAGGCCGGGGGATTCTTCGTCGCGGTGGAGGAACTGTTTCACATCGGGCACCTGCCAGAAGGATTGATGCTCGGCAGGTGATCCGGGAACTTTGACGAACGAAAGGTCATCAATGCGTGTGATGACGGGCGCATCGCGTTGTCCCTGACGACACCACGGATTTAACCAAGCGACGGCGATGACTTCGCTGCTGCGTAGTGGCTCGTGACGGGTGAAGCGGTCTCGCATCGCGCCTTGGCCGTAGATGCAGGTGAAATCGGCGGTGGGGAGCACCTGGTTCGACCACTCGCCGGGCTTGAGGTAGCGCCGCGTCTGGTAGATGGCGAAGTCGAGATCGGTACGCGTGGCGATGCTACGGTGGGTGAGGTTGTAGTCGAAGCCAGGGCCGCCTTTGGCCCGCAATTCGGCGGAGGTCGCGAGGGACTGCCATGGGAAGGGTTTGCCGGTGGGTGCGACGAACACTAGGAAGTCGAGAGGCACGATCTCACCAGCGCCGACAAGTGTGTTGCGCTGCTCCGGCGCATCCACGTTGAGCGTTACCGTGATGGCATTGGCATCAGCGGCACTGCTCGTGCGCACGCCGGTGCAATGCACCTCCTCGGCGGTGCGGCCACGGCTTTCGAGTGACTTGCGGCCATCGAGACCCGTGTCGATCACGGTGAGCTGCATAGGCTCAAAGCGCAGCGGCTTGGTGCGCTTCCAGGATTCGTCGAACCACTCCGCCTCAGCGGCGGCCATGTAGAGATTGAAGGCTTGATCGTGCTTGCCGTTCTCGAAGTCGGTGATGGTCTTCACAGGCTTGATCTGATCGGGCGAAAAGGTGGCAAAGGGTTTCCCTTCGCCGAGCGCCACCACTTCGATGTGGTCGATGAGACATTCGCCGAGCGAGTCTGGTGCGAGAAACACGCCCACATGCTCCTGCGCCCAGCGGTTGTAGTAATTGCGCGGCGCATCGGTGCTGAAGCCGGAGCGGCGGTAATTGCGCCAGGTGGGATGATTGAACTGGCAGACGACCTCGATCCACTCGGGCTTTGCCATCGCACGGATGGTTTGCGGCTCGGTGAAGACGTCACTGTTGCCGTAATAGGCCGTCGGACCGCCGATGTAGATCGAGACCTGACCAGTCAGCACCTTCACGCGGATACGCAGGGCATCGGCCTCGGGCGGAAAGTAGGGTGCGAGGCGGAGAAACGATCCGGCACCACTCGCAAATGCCTGCGGATCGCTGACACGAACGCGCAATGCTTTGCCACCTCCTTCAGAAACGACCTCGATGCTGCTCCATGCACGTGCTCGCTGTCGAAAGTCTTCACTCCAGCGATGCGATTCGAGAAAGCCTTTCTGAAATGGCCCCGGTGGCGCGCTGGCGAAATCCTCGATCACTCCGACAACCACTGTTTCTGCCGCAGGCAGCATCGACGGTCCACATGCGAGCCATGCGGCAAAGAGAAGGTGTCGTGTCATCGAAGTCATGGGGTGGTTTTAATCGCTGGGCATGTCTGATGTCGATCATTCTCTGTGGCAGAAAGCGGGTTGGCGAGCGTTGGTTGAGGAGCCTCACAACCGAAGGCATTCAAGCCATGAAGCATCTCCTCCTCGCCAGTCTTGCACTCGTCACGATTACATTCGCCCAGGACATGAAGTCCAACATCCCCTACGTCGAGAACGGCCACGCACGTCATGTGCTCGACATCTACGCGCCAGCGAACGCCAAGAACCTGCCCGTCGTGTTTTGGATTCACGGCGGCGGATGGCAGCAGGGTGATAAAAGCGATGTGGAGCTCAAACCGCAGTGGTTCATGGACAAAGGCTTCGTTTTTGTCTCCACGAATTACCGCCTTCTGCCGGAGGTGGACATGGGCACGCTCATCCGCGACTGCGCGAAGTCGTTCGCCTGGGTACAGAAAAACATCGCGCAGCACGGCGGCGATCCAAAACGCGTGCTCGTGGGCGGACATTCGGCGGGCGCGCAACTCGCGGCGATTCTATGCACGGATGACCGCTACTTGAAGGAGGCCGGCGCTGATTTCAACGCGCTCATCGGCAGTGTGCCGGTCGATGGCGACACCTATGACATCCCGGCGATGATCGAGACAGCGGAGACGCGCCTGCGTGTGCATGGCATGCCGATGCCGAAATATGGCCACCGCCTGAAATTCGGCGGCGACCCGGAGAAGCACAGAGATTTCTCCGCCGTGACGCATGTGGCGAAGGGCAAGGGCATCCCTCCTTTCCTGATCTTGCACGTCTCGAATCACCCTGACACGTCCATTCAGGCGCGACGCTTTGGCGCGGTCCTCACCGAGGCCGGCGTGCCGACGACCGTCTTCGGCGCGAAGGACACCGATCACAGCAAACTCAATGACAACCTCGGCAAGCCGGGCGATCCGGCGACGGTGGCGCTGAGTGACTTTGTCGCGAGGGTGTTGAAGAAGTGAGGCTCACACGCCTGCGATGATCTTGTTCAGCCTGTCCGTGAACTCGGGCAGAGGCAGGCCGTTGTCTTCGACGGTGATCCAGCCGTTGTAGCCGACGTCGTCGAGCGCCTGGCGCATTTTCGGCCAGTCGATGCTGCCATCGCGCGGATGCACGAATTTGCCGCTCTTGTTATCCGGCGCGAGCGCATAGTCCTTGATGTGGATCTTCTTGATGAGGCCGCCCAGCGTATGAATCCAGTCATGCACGGGCACGAGATACTTCACATGATTGCCCACGTCGTAGTAGGCCTGTACAAACGGGTGATTGAAGGATGCGACGAAGTTCTTGTAGAGGTCCGGGCGCACCCAGAGGTTGTTCCAGACGTTCTCGAGGCCGATGATGACATTGAGCTTCTCTGCCAGCGGAATGAGTTTCGTCACCTGCTCCTTCGACCCGTCGGTCGATTTGTTCTGCAACGCGATGTAGCGGGCAAACGGCGTGTTGTCGCCCTTCACCACGCGGCTGACGTGGCCGGTCTTCTCGTCGAACTCGATGTCAAACTCCCACGGCTCCGGCATCTTCACTGTCGGGCCACCGACGCGACATGGCACCAGCAGGATCGTCTCCGCGCCGAGCCAGTTCGCTGTGCGCAGCGCCTTTTCAGTCACTGCATAACTCGCTGCCACCTGCCCCGGATCATCGCTGTTGAACTCCGCCCAGCCACGCAACACCGAGTGTACCTTCAAACCGATGCCTTCGACGAGTTCACGCGCCTTTTTGGCCTCTGTCTCGTCATCGAAGAGGAACGAAACCTCCACGCCGTCGAATCCGGCATCCTTGAGATCACGCAGCGCCTTCTCCTCCGGCTTGCCGATGATCTTGGCCTTCTTGATCACCGTCTTGAAGGTCGCCGCGTTCGACGAAGACAGCAGCGACAGTGAGGCAGCACCAGCGGTGGCGAGGAATTGACGGCGGGACGGGGAGAAGGCGGTTGGTTTCATCGGAGAAGCCAAACGTGCCTGAATCACGACATGTTGCCGTGCATGGACCAAAGGATTCGCCACGTTCCATCCCACCATGAAATCCTTCTGCGCCCTCTTCCTCACCGCAGCACCTCTCCTTGCCGCCGATTCGATCTTCGACGGCAAGACGCTCGACCACTGGAGCGGCAAGGCAGAGCACTGGCGTGTCGAAGACGGTACCATCACGGGCGAGATCCCCGCCGACAAGCCGCTCAAGGGCAACGAATGGATCTTCTGGGATGGCGAGGTGCATGACTTCGATCTGAGCGTCGAGTTTCGGATCAGCGGCGGCCCCAGTGCGAACAGCGGCATTCAGTATCGCTGCCAACGCGACGAAAACGGCCACGCCAGCGGCTACCAGGCCGATCTCGATCAGGGCGCGGTATGGCTTGGGCGCATCTACGACGAGCATGGACGCGCGTTGCTCGTGGAGCGTGGATCAAGGGTGAGCATCGCGCCGGATGGCCGACGCTGGGCGGATGTGTTCGCGGAGCCGAAGAGCCTCGCGAGCGTCATCAAGGCGGGCGATTGGAACACCTACCGCATCACCGCCACCGCATCGCACGTCGAGGTGCGTGTGAATGACGTGCTCATGAGCGTGCTCGACGATCATGAGGCCAAAGCAGCCGAATGGAGCGGCAAGATCGCCTTCCAGCTCCACAGCGGCCCCGGACCGGCCAAGGTGCAATTTCGGAACATCCAGCTCACGCATCTCGGCAAGACGGCGATGCCGAGACGTGATGCGGGCACTCCTGCCCGCAATGATTTGAATCAGCAGACAGGAGTGTCTGCATCACCACCACCTGCGGAGCTGAATCTTGGCTTTGAAAAAGGCACGCTCGAAGGCTGGAAGGCCGAGGGCGATGCCTGGACCGGCCAACCCGTTGAAGGCGACACAGTCGCGACCCGCAAGCGCGGCAACTCTCAGCATGCGGGCAAATTCTGGCTCGGCGGCTACGAGCGCATCGGCGACAAAGGCACCGGCACGCTCACGTCATCGAGTTTTGTCGCCACGCATCCGTGGGCGAGTTTTCTCTTCGGCGGGGGGCGAGAAATGAAAACGGAGATCGTCGAAGAAGCAGGCGGCAAGGTCATCTTCAAAGCCAGCGGTGAGGATCGCGAGGACATGAAGCGGGTGGCGGTGAATCTCGAAAGCGTGGTCGAGAAGAAGATTTTCATCCGCATCACCGATTCGAGCCAGACCGGCTGGGGCCATGTGAACTTCGACGACTTCGTCTTCCACGATCAAAAGCCGTCTTTTGCCGCCAGCACTCTCACCATCAGCGGCGACCGCACCAAGCGCGGCGATGAAAGCCCCGTGCTCTGGCATCTGCTGCCAAATTCGTCGAAGGATCTGCCGGAGATGCGCGTGCAGGATGGCTTTCAAATCGAATTGATCGC
Above is a genomic segment from Prosthecobacter sp. containing:
- a CDS encoding sugar phosphate isomerase/epimerase family protein, with translation MKPTAFSPSRRQFLATAGAASLSLLSSSNAATFKTVIKKAKIIGKPEEKALRDLKDAGFDGVEVSFLFDDETEAKKARELVEGIGLKVHSVLRGWAEFNSDDPGQVAASYAVTEKALRTANWLGAETILLVPCRVGGPTVKMPEPWEFDIEFDEKTGHVSRVVKGDNTPFARYIALQNKSTDGSKEQVTKLIPLAEKLNVIIGLENVWNNLWVRPDLYKNFVASFNHPFVQAYYDVGNHVKYLVPVHDWIHTLGGLIKKIHIKDYALAPDNKSGKFVHPRDGSIDWPKMRQALDDVGYNGWITVEDNGLPLPEFTDRLNKIIAGV
- a CDS encoding sialidase family protein, with the translated sequence MISPRAGLFAAFLASIGSLAAADDINWLVNYDAKSLPAGSWTTTGTPKATIEADGLHLADDDKEFANFRAAWKAGADEEIIVEVTVKVVGTTGAVKGKTSASVWPWRDGAPVSVLVSDGKHQEGLVLFANQAASHTDRFIPMDTTNRFHTYRLVIRGTDMGMWVDGERKVEGQGAFWKLAESPEAFIQFGSSAKTATGSAIWQSVKLGVRKAAAPLPSSPLKITVSEPWEIKRDDIRQTRPYLYDMGQGLLLMSVAQGPDAFYEPYGLLKSTDAGKTWTPIPGLDKLDTTPLPCLRRPDGSILAVSRWTRTQPDGRVVGKTVHLNADATSFEMIDNELKLPKEFTNEAKSDQIICERHIWNDDDGGVTMVLWSRKGVKLPDGRNNTVRMSHLMRSTDEGKTWTHFSTIGPGGEPAVCRLSATEQTAVIRGDRNSRMKQMFSHDGGKTWTPPVELEVGKVLPDLVLMSNGVLACAYGRPASCLMFSLDGGKTWPSHHVISERVGFNYTSIREISPGKLLYIHDAPKVNGVMVEVERVK
- a CDS encoding DUF4838 domain-containing protein, which encodes MKLFLALFLSLSAATAADLKLLDAGKSDYQIVVPDKLETQALTDGLAQTARLLQTAFLANGAEVAVVTESQRDAAKPALMLGNTQFAQKNGIDVTKLRDWSFAHRVIGRDIVIAGHDHPSKAPTDNKRRPNWDRVGTAKAVVDFARQFMGVRFLYPDLPGYTPVSGAAKIDLLASPAIEFLPMQTITVPESLNVTTTPLLRVNTAHPAGASFYDLAHNRFPRVDEQFGGHTWERAVPAELFAEHPEYFAMISGSRLKPEGGKAQYCLSNPDVQERIYRDLAGFFDKGYDSVDLGQPDGFRECQCEKCDTLHGTGKDWSEKIWIFHRDVARRLEKSHPGKQVTMMSYILTAAPPKTFKAFPANTCIMLTGTNEEDIAPWRGIDVPRGFTGYVYNWCPNLGTRYTPMRTPGYIELQVQRLAANRIQSLYRDGPGQLFGLEGPVYYTMGRMFDDPANNHAKDLVPEFCEAAFQNKSIAFYMRAFYDELYNAIALYSDHLGTRNDVWTFKPLPTDARGRKTVQDPFQLIAFLYTPRLLAAMEGHLAQSEKLATTPKVKTRLALVRTEFDYLKHFAKVVHLHQAYQMLPDTGSLHRLLDAIDARNALIATLYIKGHQKEWNHILFPFPGHDAKHLQLAHDGYQEPYANTCFNWDTKAMRNAPPIGLKKLTIAKKTAKLTLDSPEWQNVPAHELTLLPPLHTLPRKTTLRLLYDENALHLRAEAELGDETTFTAFNRDRVLTNQEALDVYLAPNPAQPLFYRLTQGANAASKYDALNGRITDVMDPRHGKDDPTWNGNWTSETRVDAKAKRWHAYIVIPFKTLGVEAPTKGITWKANFGRNHALPREVIDRAIWSSSLTSTRMEDATVMGEIVFE
- a CDS encoding GDSL-type esterase/lipase family protein, whose product is MNIHSLRILPVLAATLVAPVLASAEIAVKSGEKIAFLGDSITHGGWSNPAGYVRLVIAGLEANGIKAEPVPAGISGHKSDQMLARLNKDVLSKKPQWMTLSCGVNDVWHGPRGVPLDDVMAKSGTYDEKVATRGTYQKNITAIIDQATAAGVKPVMLTATVIHENLASKENGLLAPYNDFLRKLAKEKNVPMADLYAMFEERIKAENKPNVKVLTSDGVHMNAEGNKLMAVGVLKAFGLNEAELDKAKASWPALEVAAAEFAKKQAEARAKAAAEKAKSNPKK
- a CDS encoding alpha/beta hydrolase — encoded protein: MKHLLLASLALVTITFAQDMKSNIPYVENGHARHVLDIYAPANAKNLPVVFWIHGGGWQQGDKSDVELKPQWFMDKGFVFVSTNYRLLPEVDMGTLIRDCAKSFAWVQKNIAQHGGDPKRVLVGGHSAGAQLAAILCTDDRYLKEAGADFNALIGSVPVDGDTYDIPAMIETAETRLRVHGMPMPKYGHRLKFGGDPEKHRDFSAVTHVAKGKGIPPFLILHVSNHPDTSIQARRFGAVLTEAGVPTTVFGAKDTDHSKLNDNLGKPGDPATVALSDFVARVLKK